A window of Panicum virgatum strain AP13 chromosome 8K, P.virgatum_v5, whole genome shotgun sequence contains these coding sequences:
- the LOC120643912 gene encoding uncharacterized protein LOC120643912, whose amino-acid sequence MVEVIMPEANARSAGGSGDAADRPSVVASTGIVGSSSSTAPDSAAYAEKAIAKLPPHLAAEAVDPKRKAKSKDPGWKFGWWPDPTKKDFVKCIFCQKTIPAGIKRFKQHLSGGSADCIKCEHVPELVSREMDAYLKKNARNVVVSMLSDEEGDEAAVGEGELEPEPSCGAKVKQAKKRIVQSGITSFVVAAPTKPQTQKHSRSVSSLLCKSPEEVVAERHKSKTSQSTLEHCTKKGKEAKQIVDDHAADFFSENNIPLNVINSRSWEILLESIGQYGPGYRSPSYHEMRCPLIDRAVDRTAILRKKHEEAWKEYGCSLMSDGWTDTRQRHLINFLANSPAGTFFLGSVDASSQVANATMLADLLQKEIEKVGKEHVVQIITDNGANFKAAGRILMERIPHLFWTPCAAHCLDLLLEDIGKIKEFKTCINNARKVSRFIYKHGRLIDQMREKIGGDLVRPAVTRFATSFLTLASMHRNMNGLRNLFVSDEWHNTKFSNTTEGKQVENIVLSMPFWKNIEDCLRASQPLLIALRIADGDETPAAPEIMADMDVAKNTIKESLKHNPRLLAEVLEYYGKRWENQMEQKLYGAALYLNAAKFFAIRDQDRRQAARLRSMFNDVMWKMISDEDEQTKISKQADDYERSEGDCFSKQGAIRDRDKKNPICWWGSYGGLAFELQSLAKRIISLCCSASGCERNWSVFSNIHTKKRNRLEHKRLNKLVYVSYNRKMENRFQKIRELGSKGKRSNPLA is encoded by the exons ATGGTGGAGGTTATAATGCCCGAAGCAAATGCACGCAGTGCTGGTGGGAGTGGTGACGCTGCCGACCGTCCTTCAGTGGTTGCCTCCACTGGTATTGttggttcttcttcctcaactGCTCCAGATTCTGCAGCATATGCTGAGAAGGCTATAGCAAAACTGCCGCCACACCTTGCTGCCGAAGCCGTCGATCCGAAGAGGAAGGCAAAATCCAAAGACCCGGGATGGAAATTTGGGTGGTGGCCTGATCCAACAAAGAAGGACTTTGTGAAGTGCATATTTTGCCAGAAAACTATTCCTGCCGGAATCAAAAGGTTTAAGCAGCACCTTTCTGGTGGGAGTGCTGATTGCATCAAATGTGAACATGTGCCCGAATTAGTTTCGAGAGAGATGGATGCTTACTTGAAGAAGAATGCACGGAATGTGGTTGTGTCAATGCTATCGGATGAAGAAGGTGATGAAGCAGCGGTTGGAGAAGGTGAACTTGAACCTGAACCAAGTTGTGGGGCAAAGGTGAAGCAAGCAAAGAAGAGAATTGTTCAATCGGGCATAACATCATTTGTTGTTGCTGCACCAACAAAGCCACAAACTCAAAAGCACTCAAGGTCAGTGAGTTCATTGCTTTGCAAGTCCCCGGAAGAAGTAGTGGCAGAGAGGCATAAATCCAAAACCTCTCAATCTACTCTTGAGCATTGCACCAAAAAAGGGAAGGAGGCCAAACAAATTGTTGATGACCATGCCGCTGATTTCTTTTCTGAGAATAATATTCCATTGAACgtcatcaactcaagaagttgGGAGATATTGCTCGAGTCCATTGGGCAGTATGGTCCGGGCTACCGCTCTCCATCATATCATGAGATGAGGTGTCCTTTGATTGACAGGGCTGTGGACAGGACAGCAATATTGAGGAAGAAGCATGAGGAGGCTTGGAAGGAATATGGGTGCTCACTTATGTCCGATGGGTGGACCGACACAAGGCAACGTCATTTGATCAATTTTCTTGCCAACAGTCCAGCAGGCACCTTCTTTCTTGGTTCTGTTGACGCTTCAAGTCAAGTTGCAAATGCAACAATGTTGGCAGATTTGTTGCAGAAGGAAATTGAAAAGGTTGGGAAGGAACATGTAGTGCAAATAATCACAGACAATGGAGCTAACTTCAAGGCAGCTGGGAGGATTCTTATGGAAAGGATTCCACATTTGTTTTGGACACCTTGTGCTGCCCACTGCTTGGATCTGTTGCTGGAGGACATTGGTAAGATCAAGGAGTTCAAAACTTGCATCAATAATGCAAGGAAGGTGTCCAGATTCATCTACAAGCATGGGAGACTTATTGACCAAATGAGAGAGAAGATAGGTGGAGATCTTGTGAGGCCAGCTGTGACTCGCTTTGCTACCTCTTTTCTCACTTTGGCAAGTATGCATAGGAACATGAATGGTTTGAGAAATTTATTTGTTAGTGATGAATGGCATAATACTAAGTTCTCCAATACTACagaaggaaaacaagtggaGAATATTGTTCTTTCAATGCCATTTTGGAAAAATATTGAAGATTGCCTAAGAGCTTCACAACCACTTCTCATTGCTCTAAGGATAGCAGATGGAGATGAGACACCAGCGGCTCCTGAGATCATGGCTGACATGGATGTGGCAAAAAACACCATAAAGGAATCTTTGAAGCACAATCCAAGATTACTTGCTGAGGTACTAGAATACTATGGGAAGAGATGGGAAAACCAGATGGAGCAAAAACTCTATGGGGCTGCCCTATACTTGAATGCAGCCAAGTTCTTTGCCATAAGGGACCAAGACAGGAGACAAGCTGCAAGACTAAGATCCATGTTTAATGATGTTATGTGGAAGATGATAAGTGATGAGGATGAACAAACAAAGATTAGTAAGCAAGCTGATGACTACGAAAGGTCCGAAGGAGATTGCTTCTCAAAGCAAGGAGCAATAAGAGATagagataaaaaaaatcctA TTTGTTGGTGGGGTTCATATGGTGGCCTAGCATTCGAGCTCCAAAGTTTAGCAAAAAGGATTATTAGCCTTTGTTGTTCTGCATCTGGGTGTGAACGTAACTGGAGTGTGTTTTCTAAT ATCCATACCAAAAAGAGAAACAGGTTGGAGCACAAAAGGTTGAACAAGTTGGTGTATGTTAGCTACAACCGGAAGATGGAAAATAGGTTTCAAAAAATTAGAGAACTTGGTTCCAAAGGAAAGAGAAGCAACCCTCTTGCTTGA
- the LOC120646147 gene encoding cationic amino acid transporter 3, mitochondrial-like gives MMVWALYFGGQDKLPFFLAQVHVKGLDTPLDPCAAILVSIVTALLCLGIKESSFVEGIITTANIVVMLFVICAGGWLGFKNGWAGYKGPEGYFPNGIGGVLSGSATLFFAFIGFDTVASTAEEVKNPQRDLPLGMGLTLSVCCFLYMMVSAVVVGLVPYRAIDPDTTISSAFAQYGMQWAEYVVSSGAVLALIASLIGSILPQPRIIMAMARDGLLPPLFSAFNRQTQVPILSTTLTGTCAAILAFFMDVSQLAGMVSVGTLLAFTTVAISVLVVRYAPPYEMPMKVAHAGTPESLISNSGHSEQDEQNLEDPFGNGNEKGDNSFPLTAKFNKVRRQKAIRSIVLICLGAIILVFAVSFSFLPFYVRMTACTIGGLLLLSSSIVLLYIGQDKISLGPTGGFMCPLVPLLPICCIIVNGYLRMNLG, from the exons ATGATGGTTTGGGCTCTATATTTTGGTGGCCAAGACAAGTTGCCCTTCTTTCTAGCACAAGTGCATGTCAAAGGGCTTgacaccccattggatccttgTGCTGCTATTCTTGTCTCAATAGTTACTGCATTACTCTGTCTAGGAATTAAAGAG AGCTCATTTGTGGAAGGCATCATCACCACTGCAAACATCGTGGTCATGCTCTTTGTAATCTGTGCTGGTGGATGGTTAGGATTCAAGAATGGATGGGCCGGCTATAAAGGGCCAGAAGG TTACTTTCCTAACGGTATTGGTGGAGTCCTTTCCGGATCAGCAACCCTCTTCTTTGCGTTCATTGGCTTCGACACAGTTGCTAGCACAGCTGAGGAG GTGAAGAATCCTCAGCGCGATCTTCCGCTGGGGATGGGCCTGACCCTGTCCGTGTGCTGCTTCCTCTACATGATGGTCTCTGCTGTTGTGGTCGGTCTGGTGCCGTATCGCGCGATCGATCCTGACACTACTATTTCTTCTGCGTTTGCGCAATATGGGATGCAGTGGGCAGA GTATGTTGTCTCCAGTGGGGCTGTTCTTGCCCTCATCGCGTCCTTGATAGGCAGTATTCTTCCCCAG ccaagaattataatggctATGGCCAGAGATGGATTGCTTCCGCCATTGTTCTCAGCTTTTAATCGACAAactcaagtgccaatcttgagCACAACCTTGACTGGGACATGTGCTGCTATCCTGGCTTTTTTCATGGATGTCTCTCAATTGGCAGGGATG GTAAGCGTGGGAACCTTATTGGCGTTTACGACAGTTGCCATTTCTGTTTTAGTAGTAAGGTATGCTCCTCCAT atgAGATGCCAATGAAAGTGGCTCATGCAGGTACACCTGAGTCACTAATTTCAAATTCTGGTCACTCAGAGCAAGACGAGCAAAATTTGGAAGATCCTTTTGGCAATGGTAACGAGAAGGGTGATAATAGTTTTCCATTAACTGCCAAGTTCAA CAAAGTAAGGCGACAGAAAGCCATCAGAAGCATAGTATTGATATGCCTTGGGGCCATCATCTTGGTATTTGCagtttctttctcctttttgcCATT TTACGTGCGGATGACTGCATGCACCATTGGCGGGCTTCTTTTGTTGAGTTCTTCTATTGTGCTTTTGTACATTGGTCAAGACAAGATCTCTTTGGGACCAACTGGAG GATTCATGTGCCCGTTGGTGCCACTACTTCCAATTTGTTGCATCATCGTCAACGGATACCTTCGTATGAACCTTGGGTAA